From a single Raphanus sativus cultivar WK10039 chromosome 3, ASM80110v3, whole genome shotgun sequence genomic region:
- the LOC108845520 gene encoding uncharacterized protein LOC108845520, with protein MDWHGQDQWLWPGYGFLVSFSLSSILSRQPMVQCKKVKQQGRLGRKEKPKFGEICMRRNLGILRRVVPSCEEVDDEEALILKSIQHLMLLKSQVTLLRTLADVC; from the exons ATGGATTGGCATGGACAGGATCAGTGGTTATGGCCTGGATATGGGTTCCTTGTCTCCTTTTCTCTGTCAAGCATTTTATCCAGACAACCT ATGGTGCAGTGCAAGAAGGTGAAGCAACAAGGTCGCTTAGGACGAAAGGAGAAGCCTAAGTTTGGTGAAATTTGTATGCGAAGAAACCTGGGGATTCTGCGCAGGGTTGTACCAAGTTGTGAAGAGGTGGATGATGAGGAAGCCTTGATCCTCAAGTCAATTCAGCATCTCATGCTTCTCAAATCTCAGGTTACTTTACTGAGAACGCTAGCTGATGTTTGTTGA
- the LOC108846116 gene encoding uncharacterized protein LOC108846116 gives MRCRGLQVRRRKRVIINMSSRKLMTRLQQMVAPERIYSDEVDGNTLYRLTADHILLLQARLQLLRRISSLCGL, from the coding sequence ATGAGGTGTAGAGGGCTTCAAGTTCGGAGAAGAAAGAGAGTAATAATTAATATGAGCTCGAGGAAGCTCATGACCCGTCTCCAGCAGATGGTTGCTCCGGAAAGGATTTATTCAGATGAAGTTGACGGTAACACACTTTACCGTCTCACGGCTGATCACATTTTGCTACTCCAAGCAAGACTCCAACTTCTTCGTCGTATTTCTTCTTTATGTGGTCTCTAG